The sequence CGAGGGTGTTCGCCACGTTGAAGGGGCCCGGCAGCGGCGACCTGGCGTGGACGCGCTCGCCCTCGGGGCCGACGACGGTGAACGTCGAGTCCATGGGGCCGACCTGGACGTCCTCGGCGCGCCAGTCGGCGTCCGGGTGGCCCTCGGCGGAGAAGGTGACGACCGGGACGGTGGCCTCCTCGGCGAGCCGGCGGCCGTACTCGTCGTCGGCGTTGATCACACCGAGCCTGCTGCGTTCCGGCGTGAACAGCTGCGCCTTGGCCCGGTAGTAGTCCTCCATGTCGGAGTGGAACTCCATGTGTTCCGGGCTGAGGTTGGTGAACACGGCGATGTCGAAGACGCAGCCGTCGACCCGGCCGAGCACCAGGGCGTGGCTGGAGACCTCCATGGCGACCGCCTCGACGCCGCGTTCACGCATGACGGCGAACAGGGCCTGCAGATCGGTGGCCTCGGGGGTGGTGCGCTCGGACTTGATGCGCTCCTCGCCGATGCGCATCTCGACGGTGCCGATGAGTCCGGTGGCGCGGGCGGTCTTCAGTCCGCCCTCGATCAGGTACGCCGTGGTGGTCTTGCCGGAGGTGCCGGTGATGCCGATCTGGAGCAGGTCGTCGCCGGGGCGGCCGTAGATCGTCGCCGCCAGTTCGCCCATCCGCGCGCGCGGGTCGTCCACGACCAGGACCGGCAGTCCGGTCGCGGCGGCGCGCTCGGCGCCCGACGGGTCGGTCAGCACGGCGGCCGCGCCAAGGCCGGCGGCCTGGGTGACGAAGTCGGCGCCGTGCAGGCGGGCACCCGGGAGGGCGGCGTACAGGTCGCCGGGGCGGACGGCGCGCGAGTCGTGGGTGATCCCGGTGATCCCGGCGGCGCCGACCGGAGCGGCGGTACCCAGCTGACCGGCCAGTTCCGCGAGGGGTGTGGCAGAGACGTGGACCGGTCGCGGCGGTCCCGGATATGTCACGGAAGCGCCCTTCTGGGTGGTTTGGGACTGATCAGCGTGTGGCACGGCGGTGAGCGTACCGGGCGCACCCGCTCCGGAGCGAAGTGAGGGGCGCGGGGTGCCCTGGTTCCCGGGGTCGGGGGTGATCGTTGTCACGAGTTCGTTCCTGGATCCTTCGGGGTGCTGATCAGGGCTTGTAGGTGACGGGCAGGTTCGCGGCCTTCGCCCCGGTCGGCGGTACCTGGAGGGTCTTCAGGGCGAACTCCATCACCTGCTTGTAGATGGGGCCACAGATCTGGCCGCCGTAGTAGCTGCCGGAGGTGGCGTTCTGGATCGCGCAGTAGACCGTGATCCGCGGGTTGTCCGCGGGTGCGAATCCGGCGAACGACGAGGTGTAGCCGCGATACCTGCCGGTGGCCGGATCCACGCGGTTGGCGGTGCCGGTCTTGCCCGCGACCCGGTACCCGGGAATGCGGGCCCTGATGCCGGTGCCCTGCTCGTCGTCCACGACGGACTCCAGCATCTGGGCGAGCGTCGCGGCGGTCTTCTCGCTGACCACACGGGTCTTCTTGGGCTGCGGGGCGGGGGTGAAGCGCCCGTCGGCGCCCTCGGTGCCACGCACCAGGGTCGGCTCGATACGGACCCCGCCGTTGGCGATCGTGGAGTACACGGAGGCGGCCTGCATGGCACTGAGGGAGAAGCCCTGGCCGAAAGGAATCGTGTACTGCTGCGACGTCGACCACTTGCCGGAGGGCGCGAGGATGCCCCGGGTCTCGCCGGGGAAGCCGAGCCCGGTGGACGTGCCGATGCCGAACTTGCGCAGATACGAGTACAGGGCCTTGTTGGCCTCCTGCTGGGTCCTGCCCAGCTGGCCGGTGGCGAGGATGGTGCCGATGTTGCTGGACTTGGCGAGCACGCCGTTGAGCGTGAGGTACCAGGTGTCGTGGTCGACGTCGTCCTGGAAGAGCCGGTCGCCGCGGTGCAGCCGGTTCGGCACGACGACGTGGGTGAGCGGGGTGGCCGCGTTCTCCTCCAGCACCGCCGCCATGGACATCACCTTGGCGGTCGAGCCGGGCTCGTAGGCGTCCTGGACGGCCGCGTTGCCCATGGCCTCGCCGTCGGCCTTCGCGAGGTCGTTCGGGTCGAAGCCGGGCGAGTTGGCCATGGCCAGGATCTCGCCGGTGCGGGTGTCCTGGACGATGACGTAGCCGCGGTCCGCCCTGGACTTCCTCACCTGCTGGGTGATGGCGTTCTGGGCGGCCCACTGGATGTCGCGGTCGATGGTGAGTTCCGCGTCGGAGCCCGGCACGGCGGGGGTCTCCGTCGATCCCACGGTGGGCACCTCGCGGCCGCCGGACTGGGCGTAGCGGATCTTGCCGTCCTTGCCGGACAGCTGCTTGTTCAGCTCCTGCTCGATGCCGCCGCCGCCCCGGCCGTCGGCGTTGACCCAGCCCAGCACCCCGGCGGCGAGGTCGCCGTTGGGGTACACACGCTGGCTGCTCGGATCGGCGAAGACGCCGGCGAGCACGTTGGCCGTGTTCTTGTCGGTCCCGGCCTTCTTGGCGAGCGCGGCCTTCAGGTCCCTGATCTGCTTCCAGACCTGCGGGGTCTGGCGGGTGGCGAGCCGGGTGTAGCGCGACAGCTTGTTCTCGGGCCTGAGCTTCTTGACGATCGTGGCCTGGTCCTGGTTGAGGATCGGTGCGAGCAGTGCGGCCGCCTGCTCGGGGCCGTCGTCGATCTTGAGCTGCTTGACGGCGAACATCGTCGGGTCGGCCGTGATGTCGTACGCGTTCTCGCTGATCGCGAGGGCCACGCCGTTGCGGTCGGTGATCCCGCCGCGGTCGGCGGCGATGGTGTGCACGACGTACCGGTTCTGTTCGGCCTTGGCGGCGTACGCGCTGGCGTCGACGGCCTGGACCTGGAGCAGCCGTACGACGAAGGCGAGCATCACCAGCGTGAGCGCGAGGCCGACCAGGCGCAGCCGGGGGCGGGGCCTGCCCAGCCGGATGGGCGGCGGGGGCATGGGCCGGGCACCGCTCGGCCTGCGGACCGGACGGGCACCGGGCCCGGGCTGCCGCCGGACCGCGCCCCGCGGCCGGGGAGGCTTCGCGGGGCCGGGCACACGGCGCCGGGGCGGTTCCCTGTCGGACACTTGCGTCACCTGCCGGGGGTCGGGGTGGGCGCGGGCTGGAGGGTGGAGAGCGGCGCCACCGCCTCTGCCGTCGGGGTGGTCACCGGGGCCGGGGCCGAGGGGGTGGGCGTCACGAGGGGCTGGGACGGCGCGGCCGACGGGGCCGGGGAGGGGCCGGTGGCGGGCTGGATCACCTCGGGTGCGACCGGGACGCTGAAGGTGGCGGGCTGGGGGCTCGCGACACCCGGTACGCCCTTCACGGTGCCGTCGGGGCCGAGGAAGGCCGGGTCGCCGCCGGGCACCATGCCGAGCTGGCGGGCACGGCGCTGGAGGGCGTCGGGGGACGAGTAGGCGTCGATGTCCCGCTGGAGGGCCTGCTCCTCGTCGGTGAGGTTCTTGGTCCGCTTCTGCAGGGCGTCGAGTTTGAACGAGCCTTCGCTGAGCGCGGAGTTCAGTACCAGCAGTCCGATCAGGCCACCGCCGAGCAGCAGGACGACGAGGAGGACGAACGGGGTGCGGGCCGCGCGGGCCCGGCCCGCCGGAAAGAGCCGGGCCAGCCGGGCGGCCCTCCCCCTCAGTCTGGGTTTCCTGCTCACTGGCCCTCCGCCAGCACAGTCGATCCGGTGCCACCGGCCCTCCGGTGGGTTCGGAAACCCAACCGACCCGATTCGCTCACTCGGCGTCCTCTCTGATGCGCTCGGCGCCACGCAGCCGGGCCGGAGCGGCCCGGCGGTTCTCGGCGACCTCTTCCTCGGTGGGAAGTTCGGCACCGCGCGTGAGCAGCTTGAGCCGTGGCTGGTAGCGCTCGGGCACGACCGGCAGGCCGGGCGGGGCGGTGGACGCGGCGCCGGCCGCGAACACGTGCTTGACCAGCCGGTCCTCAAGAGAGTGGTACGACAGCACGGCGACGCGTCCGCCGACGGCGAGGGACTTCACGGCGGCCGGGATCGCCCGCTCCAGGACGGACAGCTCGCCGTTGACCTCGATGCGCAGCGCCTGGAAGGTGCGCTTGGCCGGGTTGCCGCCGGTGCGCTTGGCGGCCTGCGGCAGCGCGTCCCTGATCAGCTCGACGAGCCGCGCGCTGGTGCTGAACGGCTCCTTCTCGCGCTCGCGGACGATCGCGGAGACGATCCGCTTGGCCTGCTTCTCCTCGCCGTACGCGCGCAGGATCCGTACCAGCTCGCCCGCCGGATAGGTGTTGAGGACCTCGGCCGCGCTGATCCCGGTCGTCTGGTCCATGCGCATGTCGAGGGGGGCGTCCTGGGCGTAGGCGAAGCCGCGGTCGGCCTCGTCCAGCTGCATGGAGGAGACGCCGAGGTCGAACAGGACGCCCTGCACACGCGGGAGGCCGAGCCTGCGCAGCACGTCGGGCAGCTCGTCGTACACGGCGTGCACGAGGGTGGCGCGCTCGCCGAAGGGGGCGAGCCGCTCGCCGGACAGCCGCAGCGCCTCCTTGTCCCGGTCGAGGGCGATCAGCCGCGCCTCGGGGAACCGGGTCAGCAGCGCCTCGCTGTGGCCGCCGAGGCCGAGGGTGCAGTCGACGACCACCGCTCCCGGCCGCTCCAGGGCGGGTGCCAGCAGATCCAGGCACCGCTGGAGCATCACCGGGACGTGTCGACTCTGGCTCAAAGGTGCCTCTCAGTTCCGGCGGGCCATACGCACCGCCGGGTCCCCGCCCGCTCGATGAAGGGGAGGCCTGCCGGCGCCGGAAGCGTCAGCCGACCGGGAGCGGGAGGAGGCCGAGCCGTACGTACGCGCCGCGCACGTGGGGAGACGGTCCGGGCGGGTGCCGGGATCTCCGGGGGTTTCACCAGCAGGGAGGGCCACGCCTCCCGCTTCGCGTCACTTTAGTCCACCGTGTCGCGCGGTCAATCAACCGGCCTGCGCGTCGCGTACCGCATCCCGGTGGGTGCCGCAATTCGAGCGGAATCACCTGCGCGGACCCTGTTTGCCCTCCGTGTGGGTTAGCTCACAACAAGCCACGATGACGTTCTTTGTCCACTCTCACAGCGGGCCAGGGCCGGAGGTGACCAGTAACGTCATGAGTATGACGACTTCCGCAGCAGTTCCCACTGGATCCGAAGGCGCCATAACCAGCGACGGCACCGTGACGGACCGCCTGGTGGAGGCCAATCAGCGGTACGCCACCGCCTTCACCGACCCCGGAATGGACGCCCGTCCCGTCCTGCACGTGGCCGTGGTCGCCTGCATGGACGCCCGACTCGACCTGCACGCCGCGCTCGGCCTGGAGCTCGGCGACTGCCACACCATCCGCAACGCGGGCGGCGTGGTCACCGACGACGTCATCCGCTCGCTCACCATCAGCCAGCGCAAGCTCGGCACCCGCAGCATCGTCCTGATCCACCACACCGGCTGTGGTCTGGAGTCCCTCACCGAGGACTTCCGCACCGAGCTGGAGATGGAGGTCGGCCAGCGTCCCGCGTGGGCGGTGGAGTCCTTCCGGGACGTCGACCAGGACGTGCGCCAGTCCATGCAGCGGGTGCGTACCTCGCCGTTCCTGCTCCACGCCGACGACGTGCGCGGCTTCGTCTTCGACGTGCGCACCGGCCTGCTGCGCGAGGTCGACCCGGCCTGAGCCCGGCCCGACCGGGCGCACCGGCCTGCCCAGAACACCCCGCCGTACGCACGCATTCGGCCGCTCGGCATCGAAAACGGTGGTCGAAATGGCCGTAAGACCGACATCGTGCGGGCAGTTGTCCACAGTCGAGTGACACGAATCGGTAACGGCAGCAAGAATGCGGGTGTGGCGTCGCACGGAACTATTTCCGCGCGGTGTCCGTGTTTCGGGGTGGGCCGGTTTCGCATCGCAGAGCGGCGGCCCGAGTAAGAACGGGCCGAGGAGGGCCGGGTGACGACCTATGACGATCGAGCGAGCCTCACTGATCTGACCGCCACTGTGGAGCGCGTCCGCAGTTCGGTGGAGGGTGTGATCGAGGGCAAGCCCGAGGTCGTACGGCTTTCGCTGACCGTACTGCTCGCCGAGGGACACCTCTTGATCGAGGACGTCCCCGGGGTGGGCAAGACGATGCTCGCCAAGACGCTGGCGCGGTCCATCGACTGCTCGGTGCGGCGCATCCAGTTCACGCCCGACCTGCTGCCCTCGGACATCACCGGTGTGTCCAT is a genomic window of Streptomyces griseochromogenes containing:
- a CDS encoding septum formation initiator family protein, which produces MSRKPRLRGRAARLARLFPAGRARAARTPFVLLVVLLLGGGLIGLLVLNSALSEGSFKLDALQKRTKNLTDEEQALQRDIDAYSSPDALQRRARQLGMVPGGDPAFLGPDGTVKGVPGVASPQPATFSVPVAPEVIQPATGPSPAPSAAPSQPLVTPTPSAPAPVTTPTAEAVAPLSTLQPAPTPTPGR
- a CDS encoding UDP-N-acetylmuramoyl-L-alanyl-D-glutamate--2,6-diaminopimelate ligase, which produces MTTITPDPGNQGTPRPSLRSGAGAPGTLTAVPHADQSQTTQKGASVTYPGPPRPVHVSATPLAELAGQLGTAAPVGAAGITGITHDSRAVRPGDLYAALPGARLHGADFVTQAAGLGAAAVLTDPSGAERAAATGLPVLVVDDPRARMGELAATIYGRPGDDLLQIGITGTSGKTTTAYLIEGGLKTARATGLIGTVEMRIGEERIKSERTTPEATDLQALFAVMRERGVEAVAMEVSSHALVLGRVDGCVFDIAVFTNLSPEHMEFHSDMEDYYRAKAQLFTPERSRLGVINADDEYGRRLAEEATVPVVTFSAEGHPDADWRAEDVQVGPMDSTFTVVGPEGERVHARSPLPGPFNVANTLAAVVALAAAGLDPQAAADGVAAVPGVPGRLERVDAGQPYLAVVDYAHKTDAVESVLKALRKVTKGRLHVVLGCGGDRDQTKRAPMGAAAARLSDTAVLTSDNPRSEDPLAILATMLQGAASVPAHERGEVLLFEERAAAIAAAVGRAAPGDTVLVAGKGHEQGQDIAGVVRPFDDRQVLREAIQKTQG
- a CDS encoding beta-class carbonic anhydrase, whose product is MTTSAAVPTGSEGAITSDGTVTDRLVEANQRYATAFTDPGMDARPVLHVAVVACMDARLDLHAALGLELGDCHTIRNAGGVVTDDVIRSLTISQRKLGTRSIVLIHHTGCGLESLTEDFRTELEMEVGQRPAWAVESFRDVDQDVRQSMQRVRTSPFLLHADDVRGFVFDVRTGLLREVDPA
- the rsmH gene encoding 16S rRNA (cytosine(1402)-N(4))-methyltransferase RsmH; protein product: MSQSRHVPVMLQRCLDLLAPALERPGAVVVDCTLGLGGHSEALLTRFPEARLIALDRDKEALRLSGERLAPFGERATLVHAVYDELPDVLRRLGLPRVQGVLFDLGVSSMQLDEADRGFAYAQDAPLDMRMDQTTGISAAEVLNTYPAGELVRILRAYGEEKQAKRIVSAIVREREKEPFSTSARLVELIRDALPQAAKRTGGNPAKRTFQALRIEVNGELSVLERAIPAAVKSLAVGGRVAVLSYHSLEDRLVKHVFAAGAASTAPPGLPVVPERYQPRLKLLTRGAELPTEEEVAENRRAAPARLRGAERIREDAE
- a CDS encoding peptidoglycan D,D-transpeptidase FtsI family protein, with product MSDREPPRRRVPGPAKPPRPRGAVRRQPGPGARPVRRPSGARPMPPPPIRLGRPRPRLRLVGLALTLVMLAFVVRLLQVQAVDASAYAAKAEQNRYVVHTIAADRGGITDRNGVALAISENAYDITADPTMFAVKQLKIDDGPEQAAALLAPILNQDQATIVKKLRPENKLSRYTRLATRQTPQVWKQIRDLKAALAKKAGTDKNTANVLAGVFADPSSQRVYPNGDLAAGVLGWVNADGRGGGGIEQELNKQLSGKDGKIRYAQSGGREVPTVGSTETPAVPGSDAELTIDRDIQWAAQNAITQQVRKSRADRGYVIVQDTRTGEILAMANSPGFDPNDLAKADGEAMGNAAVQDAYEPGSTAKVMSMAAVLEENAATPLTHVVVPNRLHRGDRLFQDDVDHDTWYLTLNGVLAKSSNIGTILATGQLGRTQQEANKALYSYLRKFGIGTSTGLGFPGETRGILAPSGKWSTSQQYTIPFGQGFSLSAMQAASVYSTIANGGVRIEPTLVRGTEGADGRFTPAPQPKKTRVVSEKTAATLAQMLESVVDDEQGTGIRARIPGYRVAGKTGTANRVDPATGRYRGYTSSFAGFAPADNPRITVYCAIQNATSGSYYGGQICGPIYKQVMEFALKTLQVPPTGAKAANLPVTYKP